The following coding sequences lie in one Saccharopolyspora hordei genomic window:
- a CDS encoding SDR family oxidoreductase, which translates to MARHADTGGELRTSDGLRLAVREHGDPAAPTVLAVHGYPDDHTVWDGVVDALADRCHVVTYDVRGAGGSDAPRRTEAYLLDQLADDLVRVADLVSPDRPVHLLAHDWGALQAWHAVTEPRLAPRFASLTSISGPCLDHAGHWMRAQLRPPTPRSLRKLVQQLVFSGYIFFFRLPVVPELAWRTGLVKRLIAVLERLDPRAARNPTRPAVSDGVHGLQLYRANVHQRLSRPGQRRATLPVQVLAPTGDPFVSTPMQTEITPWVADLRVRRVPGGHWLPRSRPELVARCAAELVEHVEGGAEPRALRRARVRPGRREFQDHLVVVTGAGSGIGRETAVAFAAAGAHVVVADADLSAAEDTAALITRTGAGASPYQVDLTAGAEDFAARVHADLGTPDVVVLDSGTGAASRFLDTPAAEWDRVVDDTVRSVAHGCREFARQMADRGEGGQIITLASSAAYSPSPRRSAPSTAGAAVLALSQSLRVELAADGIGVTAVCPGPGATRRPRRVAAQVLRAARRGPALAPATAGAAVGLVLSRLSPGLLRAAARVQSAPWWRRSSRVPHRSRRAGPRRAPGP; encoded by the coding sequence ATGGCTCGCCACGCGGACACCGGCGGAGAGCTCCGCACCAGCGACGGACTGCGGCTGGCCGTGCGCGAGCACGGCGACCCGGCGGCGCCGACCGTGCTGGCGGTGCACGGCTACCCCGACGACCACACGGTCTGGGACGGCGTGGTCGACGCCCTCGCCGACCGCTGCCACGTGGTCACCTACGACGTGCGCGGCGCGGGAGGTTCCGACGCGCCCCGCCGCACCGAGGCCTACCTGCTGGACCAGCTCGCCGACGACCTCGTCCGGGTCGCCGACCTGGTCAGCCCGGACCGGCCGGTGCACCTGCTGGCGCACGACTGGGGCGCGCTCCAGGCCTGGCACGCGGTGACCGAACCGCGGCTGGCGCCCCGCTTCGCCTCGCTGACCTCGATCTCCGGGCCCTGCCTGGACCACGCCGGGCACTGGATGCGCGCGCAGCTGCGACCCCCGACCCCGCGCTCGCTGCGCAAGCTGGTCCAGCAGCTGGTGTTCTCCGGCTACATCTTCTTCTTCCGGCTGCCGGTGGTGCCGGAGCTGGCGTGGCGGACCGGGCTGGTGAAGCGGCTGATCGCCGTGCTGGAACGCCTGGACCCGCGCGCCGCCCGGAACCCGACCCGGCCCGCGGTCTCCGACGGCGTGCACGGGCTGCAGCTGTACCGGGCCAACGTCCACCAGCGGCTGAGCCGCCCGGGGCAGCGGCGCGCGACCCTCCCGGTCCAGGTGCTCGCGCCCACCGGGGACCCGTTCGTCTCCACACCGATGCAGACCGAGATCACCCCGTGGGTGGCCGACCTGCGGGTGCGCCGGGTGCCCGGCGGGCACTGGCTGCCGCGCAGCCGCCCGGAGCTCGTCGCGCGGTGCGCCGCGGAACTCGTCGAGCACGTCGAGGGCGGCGCCGAGCCCCGCGCGCTGCGGCGCGCCCGCGTCCGCCCGGGACGCCGCGAGTTCCAGGACCACCTCGTCGTCGTCACCGGGGCCGGCAGCGGGATCGGCCGGGAGACCGCGGTGGCGTTCGCGGCCGCCGGGGCGCACGTCGTCGTCGCGGACGCGGACCTGTCCGCCGCCGAGGACACCGCCGCGCTGATCACCCGCACCGGGGCGGGCGCGTCGCCGTACCAGGTGGACCTCACCGCCGGGGCGGAGGACTTCGCCGCACGGGTGCACGCCGACCTGGGCACCCCGGACGTGGTGGTCCTCGACTCCGGCACCGGAGCCGCGAGCCGTTTCCTCGACACCCCGGCCGCCGAGTGGGACCGGGTCGTCGACGACACCGTGCGGAGCGTGGCCCACGGCTGCCGGGAGTTCGCGCGGCAGATGGCCGACCGGGGCGAGGGCGGCCAGATCATCACCCTCGCGTCGTCGGCGGCGTACTCGCCGTCCCCGCGGCGCTCGGCCCCCAGCACCGCGGGCGCCGCCGTGCTGGCCCTCAGCCAGTCGCTGCGGGTCGAGCTGGCGGCCGACGGCATCGGTGTCACCGCGGTCTGCCCCGGCCCGGGCGCGACGCGGCGGCCGCGACGCGTCGCGGCCCAGGTGCTGCGCGCCGCCCGCCGCGGCCCCGCGCTCGCACCGGCCACCGCCGGCGCCGCGGTCGGACTGGTGCTCTCCCGCCTCAGCCCGGGCCTGCTGCGCGCGGCCGCCCGGGTCCAGTCGGCACCGTGGTGGAGGAGGTCGAGCCGTGTCCCACACCGATCCCGGCGAGCCGGACCGCGTCGCGCTCCAGGCCCGTGA
- a CDS encoding metal-dependent hydrolase, whose translation MSHTDPGEPDRVALQARDVAFDWSTLPVHWIPGEPFATHVINFLHLVLPEGERWFVHVFKQALPMVADDRLLEDVRGFIGQEAVHAESHQGVLDHFDAHGMDTRPYVEQVRWMFRTVLGDRAHGGRRAENWLVQRLAMIAAIEHVTAFLGQWVLDARELDAAGADPTMLDLLRWHGAEEVEHRSVAFDLYMHVDGSYLRRSLAMVVAVAVLAVLWVRGVRYLMAVDPVLRGRRRPRWRDLLRSGRLGLTPSLGQVLRAVPSYFRRDHHPSQHGSTSQAIAYLAKSPAAQAAEH comes from the coding sequence GTGTCCCACACCGATCCCGGCGAGCCGGACCGCGTCGCGCTCCAGGCCCGTGACGTGGCGTTCGACTGGTCGACGCTGCCGGTCCACTGGATCCCCGGCGAACCCTTCGCCACCCACGTGATCAACTTCCTGCACCTGGTGCTGCCGGAGGGCGAGCGCTGGTTCGTCCACGTGTTCAAGCAGGCCCTGCCGATGGTCGCCGACGACCGACTGCTCGAGGACGTGCGCGGGTTCATCGGCCAGGAAGCCGTGCACGCCGAGTCGCACCAGGGCGTGCTGGACCACTTCGACGCGCACGGCATGGACACCCGGCCCTACGTCGAGCAGGTCCGGTGGATGTTCCGCACGGTCCTCGGCGACCGCGCCCACGGCGGCCGGCGCGCCGAGAACTGGCTGGTGCAGCGGCTGGCGATGATCGCGGCCATCGAGCACGTCACCGCCTTCCTCGGCCAGTGGGTGCTCGACGCGCGCGAGCTGGACGCGGCCGGCGCCGACCCGACCATGCTCGACCTGCTGCGCTGGCACGGCGCCGAGGAGGTCGAGCACCGCTCGGTCGCTTTTGACCTGTACATGCACGTCGACGGCAGCTACCTGCGGCGCAGCCTGGCGATGGTGGTCGCGGTGGCGGTCCTGGCCGTGCTGTGGGTCCGCGGCGTGCGGTACCTGATGGCCGTCGACCCTGTGCTGCGCGGCCGCCGCAGGCCGCGCTGGCGGGACCTGCTGCGCAGCGGACGGCTCGGGCTGACCCCGAGCCTCGGGCAGGTGCTGCGCGCCGTGCCGTCCTACTTCCGCCGCGACCACCACCCCTCGCAGCACGGCTCGACCAGCCAGGCGATCGCCTACCTGGCGAAGTCCCCGGCCGCGCAGGCGGCGGAGCACTGA
- a CDS encoding PDR/VanB family oxidoreductase, giving the protein MTDDRAVPRALDGRGPDRFLWALDKVATALEWVQRGSRRRVVPVDRNVPLEVAEVRTEAEDVVSLRLVGEGLLPAWQPGAHLDLVLPSGRTRQYSLCGEPGERRHYRIAVRRLAGGAGGSREVHDELRPGSRLTARGPRNAFPFITAERYLFIAGGIGITPILPMVRTAAARGADWRLVYTGRSRASMPFLDELTTLDPARVWVRPDSEFGVPASGAELLEHAPPGAAVYCCGPVPMITGVRVDLPGSAADSLHWERFSAPPVVGGAPFTVELARTGRTVRVPADRSALEAIAEVLPQVPHSCRQGFCGTCHARVLAGSVDHRARDAEGHMAICVSRSTGHVVLDL; this is encoded by the coding sequence ATGACCGACGACCGCGCGGTCCCGCGGGCGCTCGACGGTCGCGGGCCGGACCGCTTCCTGTGGGCGCTGGACAAGGTGGCCACCGCCCTGGAGTGGGTGCAGCGCGGCAGCCGCCGCCGGGTCGTGCCGGTCGACCGAAACGTCCCGCTGGAGGTCGCCGAGGTCCGGACCGAGGCCGAGGACGTGGTCAGCCTGCGGCTGGTCGGGGAGGGGCTGCTGCCCGCGTGGCAGCCGGGCGCGCACCTCGACCTCGTGCTGCCCTCCGGGCGCACCCGGCAGTACTCGCTGTGCGGGGAACCGGGCGAGCGGCGGCACTACCGGATCGCGGTGCGGCGGCTGGCCGGCGGCGCCGGCGGCTCCCGCGAGGTCCACGACGAACTGCGCCCCGGCAGTCGCCTCACCGCCCGCGGGCCGCGCAACGCCTTCCCGTTCATCACCGCGGAGCGGTACCTGTTCATCGCGGGCGGCATCGGGATCACCCCGATCCTGCCGATGGTGCGCACCGCCGCGGCGCGCGGCGCGGACTGGCGGCTCGTCTACACCGGACGGTCGCGGGCGTCGATGCCGTTCCTCGACGAGCTGACCACCCTGGACCCGGCGCGGGTGTGGGTCCGCCCGGACAGCGAGTTCGGCGTCCCGGCCTCCGGGGCGGAGCTGCTCGAACACGCCCCGCCCGGTGCTGCCGTGTACTGCTGCGGCCCCGTGCCGATGATCACCGGCGTCCGGGTGGACCTGCCCGGCAGCGCGGCGGACTCGCTGCACTGGGAGCGGTTCTCCGCACCGCCGGTCGTCGGCGGCGCACCGTTCACCGTCGAGCTCGCCCGCACCGGGCGCACCGTGCGGGTGCCGGCGGACCGCTCGGCCCTGGAGGCCATCGCCGAGGTCCTGCCGCAGGTGCCCCACTCCTGCCGGCAGGGCTTCTGCGGCACCTGCCACGCCCGCGTCCTCGCCGGCAGCGTCGACCACCGGGCGCGGGACGCGGAGGGCCACATGGCGATCTGCGTGTCCCGGTCCACCGGCCACGTGGTCCTCGACCTGTGA
- a CDS encoding MSMEG_1061 family FMN-dependent PPOX-type flavoprotein — protein MELAGLVEVTSEAELREVVGEPLPHVRDKVRRALHELDRQWLAASPFCLVATSAADGTCDVSPKGDPAGFTLVLDERTIAIPERKGNRRADGFRNVLTNPHVGLVYFLPGRGDTLRVNGRARLVRDAPFFDDMVVKGHRPVLALVVEVEEVFHHCAKAFLRSGLWQPETWQPDAVPSRPQLAKLLDRPNDSLEELERYYTEQYAHHLY, from the coding sequence GTGGAACTCGCTGGGCTGGTCGAGGTCACGTCGGAGGCGGAGCTGCGCGAGGTGGTCGGTGAACCGCTGCCGCACGTGCGGGACAAGGTGCGCCGCGCGCTGCACGAGCTGGACCGGCAGTGGTTGGCGGCCTCGCCGTTCTGCCTCGTCGCGACGTCCGCCGCGGACGGCACCTGCGACGTCTCGCCCAAGGGCGACCCGGCCGGGTTCACCCTGGTGCTCGACGAGCGCACGATCGCGATCCCGGAACGCAAGGGCAACCGGCGCGCCGACGGCTTCCGGAACGTCCTGACCAACCCGCACGTCGGGCTGGTCTACTTCCTCCCCGGGCGCGGCGACACGTTGCGCGTCAACGGCCGGGCCCGGCTGGTGCGCGACGCACCGTTCTTCGACGACATGGTGGTCAAGGGCCACCGGCCGGTGCTGGCCCTCGTGGTCGAGGTGGAGGAGGTCTTCCACCACTGCGCCAAGGCCTTCCTGCGCTCCGGGCTGTGGCAGCCCGAGACCTGGCAGCCGGACGCGGTGCCCTCCCGGCCGCAGCTGGCCAAGCTCCTGGACCGCCCGAACGACTCGCTGGAGGAGCTGGAGCGCTACTACACCGAGCAGTACGCCCACCACCTCTACTGA
- a CDS encoding IS30 family transposase encodes MFEIRQDRSPQGCKKLLAEREVYFDLVARGVGTVEACRIVGVSRTTGYRWRFGRRAGRGTTCSCAPPSPPARARPEVSSRFLSQDERLVIADLRRAGLGVRAIAGELGRDPGTISRELRRNSHPGSGDYRPYAAQARAEARRARPKTGKIAAHPELRERVQGMLDDRYSPEQISHRLRRDHPDRPELHVTHETIYQALYVQGRGGLRRELARALRTGRTVRRPRRTTEQRQSRFTAPMLMISDRPAEVADRAVPGHWEGDLILGAGGASAIGTLVERTTRYVLLVHLPERHDAETVRDGLITTIQTLPTHLKRSLTWDQGAEMSRHHEFTLATNIPVYFCDPHSPWQRGSNENTNGLLRQYFPKGSDLSVHTPDDLAAVAAQLNRRPRKTLGWDTPAERLTKLLTQTN; translated from the coding sequence GTGTTCGAGATCCGTCAGGACAGGTCGCCTCAGGGGTGTAAGAAGTTGCTTGCTGAGCGCGAGGTCTATTTTGATCTTGTGGCGCGGGGTGTGGGCACGGTTGAGGCATGCCGGATCGTGGGGGTCAGCCGCACGACCGGGTATCGGTGGCGATTCGGCCGACGGGCGGGGCGTGGGACCACGTGTTCTTGCGCCCCGCCGTCACCTCCGGCTCGTGCCCGGCCCGAGGTGTCGTCCCGGTTTTTGTCTCAGGACGAGCGGCTGGTGATCGCTGACCTGCGTCGGGCCGGCCTGGGTGTGCGGGCCATCGCAGGCGAGCTGGGGCGTGATCCTGGCACGATCAGCCGGGAGCTGCGGCGCAACAGTCATCCCGGTAGCGGTGACTACCGGCCCTATGCCGCTCAGGCTCGCGCCGAGGCGCGCCGCGCCCGGCCGAAGACCGGCAAGATCGCCGCCCATCCCGAATTGCGTGAACGGGTGCAGGGCATGCTCGACGACCGGTACAGCCCGGAGCAGATCAGCCATCGGCTGCGCCGGGACCATCCCGACCGCCCGGAGCTGCACGTGACCCACGAGACGATCTACCAGGCCCTTTATGTCCAAGGTCGCGGCGGACTGCGTCGTGAACTGGCCCGGGCGCTGCGCACCGGCCGTACGGTGCGCCGACCCCGCCGGACCACCGAGCAACGCCAGTCCCGCTTCACCGCACCGATGCTGATGATCAGCGACCGCCCGGCCGAGGTCGCGGACCGGGCCGTGCCCGGCCACTGGGAAGGTGACCTGATCCTCGGTGCCGGCGGGGCATCCGCGATCGGCACACTGGTCGAGCGCACCACCCGCTACGTGCTGCTGGTCCACCTGCCAGAACGACACGACGCCGAAACCGTCCGCGACGGCCTCATCACCACCATCCAGACACTGCCCACCCACCTGAAACGGTCCCTGACCTGGGACCAAGGCGCTGAGATGAGCCGCCACCACGAGTTCACCCTCGCCACCAACATCCCGGTCTACTTCTGCGACCCTCACTCGCCCTGGCAACGCGGCAGCAACGAAAACACCAACGGCCTGCTCCGCCAGTACTTCCCCAAAGGCAGCGACCTCTCTGTCCACACCCCCGACGACCTCGCCGCCGTCGCCGCCCAACTCAACCGCCGACCACGCAAAACGCTCGGCTGGGACACCCCAGCCGAGCGCCTGACTAAACTCCTGACCCAAACCAATTGA
- a CDS encoding 4Fe-4S dicluster domain-containing protein, whose product MARNRLSGPLADPAGEVGYPADHPERVGFFTDTSICIGCKACEVACKEWNLLPEDGLDFTGMSYDNTEDLSGTTWRHVAFVEQERPTVDLGMPAMGRDSDQVRWLMSSDVCKHCTHAACLDVCPTGALIRTEYGTVLVQDEVCNGCGYCVPACPYGVIDIRPDTGGAAKCTLCQERLGAGSMPACATACPTESIQYGPLDELRARAERRVSELHEQGVTSARLYGHDPDDGVGGAGAFFLLLDEPEVYGLPPDPVVTTRDLPSMWWHAAGAALTAAAMIAGSFLGRKR is encoded by the coding sequence GTGGCCCGGAACCGGTTGAGCGGACCGCTGGCCGACCCGGCGGGGGAGGTCGGCTACCCGGCCGACCACCCCGAGCGCGTCGGGTTCTTCACCGACACCAGCATCTGCATCGGGTGCAAGGCGTGCGAGGTCGCCTGCAAGGAGTGGAACCTCCTGCCCGAGGACGGGCTCGACTTCACCGGGATGTCCTACGACAACACCGAGGACCTCAGCGGCACGACCTGGCGGCACGTGGCCTTCGTGGAGCAGGAGAGGCCCACGGTGGACCTGGGGATGCCGGCGATGGGCCGCGACAGCGACCAGGTGCGCTGGCTGATGTCCTCCGACGTCTGCAAGCACTGCACGCACGCGGCGTGCCTGGACGTCTGCCCGACCGGGGCGCTGATCCGCACCGAGTACGGCACGGTGCTGGTCCAGGACGAGGTGTGCAACGGCTGCGGCTACTGCGTGCCCGCCTGCCCGTACGGGGTCATCGACATCCGGCCGGACACCGGGGGCGCGGCGAAGTGCACGCTGTGCCAGGAGCGGTTGGGCGCTGGGTCGATGCCCGCGTGCGCGACGGCGTGCCCCACCGAGTCCATCCAGTACGGTCCGCTCGACGAGCTGCGCGCACGCGCCGAGCGGCGGGTGTCCGAATTGCACGAGCAGGGCGTCACCAGCGCCCGGCTCTACGGTCATGACCCGGACGACGGGGTCGGTGGGGCCGGCGCCTTCTTCTTGCTGCTGGACGAGCCCGAGGTCTACGGGCTGCCGCCGGACCCCGTGGTGACCACGCGCGACCTGCCGTCGATGTGGTGGCACGCGGCGGGCGCCGCGTTGACCGCGGCGGCGATGATCGCCGGCAGCTTCCTGGGGAGGAAGCGGTGA
- the nrfD gene encoding NrfD/PsrC family molybdoenzyme membrane anchor subunit: MTGGADAYYGRPVIKPPVWKVPDVPLYLYLGGVAGASSTMALLADLTGRDRLACAGRLAAAVGATASVGALVHDLHRPLRFLNMLRVIKPTSPLSVGSWILAPFSGLAGAAAASQLTGLLPWAGRASATAAGVIAPAMTTYTAVLLADTAVPGWHEVYRELPFVFAGSAVSSAGAVGMLAAPQESAPARRMAVGGAVLELLAARRMDRNAGMVGEVYRQGRAGAVLRAARVLTGVGLGAALLAGRSRVARVAAGVCLNAAAAATRYGIFEGGRESARDPRYTVVPQRPA; this comes from the coding sequence GTGACGGGTGGAGCCGACGCCTACTACGGCCGCCCGGTGATCAAGCCACCGGTGTGGAAGGTGCCGGACGTCCCGCTCTACCTCTACCTCGGCGGGGTGGCCGGGGCGTCGTCGACGATGGCGCTGCTGGCCGACCTCACCGGCCGGGACCGTCTCGCCTGTGCCGGGCGGCTGGCCGCCGCGGTGGGCGCGACCGCCAGTGTCGGTGCGCTGGTCCACGACCTGCACCGGCCGCTGCGGTTCCTCAACATGCTGCGGGTGATCAAGCCGACCTCGCCGCTGAGCGTCGGGTCGTGGATCCTGGCGCCGTTCTCGGGGCTGGCCGGCGCGGCCGCGGCCAGCCAGCTGACCGGCCTGCTGCCCTGGGCGGGACGGGCGTCGGCCACCGCCGCCGGGGTGATCGCGCCCGCGATGACCACCTACACCGCGGTGCTGCTGGCCGACACGGCCGTGCCGGGCTGGCACGAGGTCTACCGGGAGCTGCCGTTCGTCTTCGCCGGGAGCGCGGTGTCCAGCGCCGGTGCGGTCGGCATGCTCGCCGCGCCGCAGGAGTCCGCTCCGGCCCGGCGGATGGCGGTCGGGGGAGCGGTGCTGGAGCTGCTGGCGGCCCGCCGGATGGACCGCAACGCCGGGATGGTCGGCGAGGTCTACCGGCAGGGGAGGGCCGGTGCGGTGCTGCGCGCCGCCCGGGTGCTGACCGGTGTCGGACTGGGCGCCGCGCTGCTGGCCGGCCGGAGCCGGGTGGCGCGGGTCGCCGCGGGGGTCTGCCTCAACGCCGCGGCGGCGGCGACCCGTTACGGGATCTTCGAGGGCGGCCGGGAATCGGCCCGCGACCCGCGGTACACCGTGGTCCCGCAGCGCCCCGCCTGA
- a CDS encoding transglycosylase family protein, which translates to MAKHRNSSRTIARAALAGAVVAAPFAVAVPANAASESTWDAVAQCESGGNWSINTGNGYYGGLQFSASTWKAFGGTSYASNAAQASKAEQIAVAERVLQAQGPGAWPVCSKKAGLTKGSGAEHQDVTGEKTTAKETKTEEAQTKQVEVDEAVSVEGTYTVRPGDTLSTIAAEFGVEWQRIFDANRGEISDANLIFPGQQLAVK; encoded by the coding sequence ATGGCCAAGCATCGGAATTCCAGCCGCACCATCGCGCGGGCGGCCCTGGCCGGCGCGGTGGTCGCCGCCCCGTTCGCGGTCGCCGTCCCGGCCAACGCCGCGTCGGAGTCCACCTGGGACGCCGTCGCGCAGTGCGAGAGCGGCGGCAACTGGTCGATCAACACCGGCAACGGCTACTACGGCGGCCTGCAGTTCAGCGCCTCCACCTGGAAGGCCTTCGGTGGCACCAGCTACGCCTCGAACGCCGCGCAGGCCAGCAAGGCCGAGCAGATCGCGGTCGCCGAGCGCGTGCTCCAGGCGCAGGGCCCGGGTGCCTGGCCGGTGTGCTCGAAGAAGGCCGGCCTGACCAAGGGCAGCGGCGCCGAGCACCAGGACGTGACCGGCGAGAAGACCACCGCGAAGGAGACGAAGACCGAGGAGGCCCAGACCAAGCAGGTCGAGGTCGACGAGGCCGTGTCGGTCGAGGGCACCTACACCGTGCGGCCCGGCGACACGCTGAGCACCATCGCCGCCGAGTTCGGCGTCGAGTGGCAGCGGATCTTCGACGCCAACCGCGGTGAGATCAGCGACGCGAACCTGATCTTCCCCGGCCAGCAGCTGGCCGTGAAGTGA